The proteins below are encoded in one region of Bremerella sp. P1:
- a CDS encoding DUF1559 family PulG-like putative transporter, whose product MIDAYRCPSDVLPGQRPHSDEQVKCGTSNYAANYGTNGDGFTDRFRTGQLVDMASITDGTSNTIALGECGGSKAGAAPNGDNEAYPIWAGYARRGGTSYYTQWSNKRQANASAPINLNNGGGVDGSGATSWSLNSGFGSLHPGGCQFIFADASVHFLAETIDLTAYDDLGTRNDGNVVPGF is encoded by the coding sequence GTGATTGATGCTTACCGCTGCCCTTCCGATGTGCTGCCTGGTCAGCGTCCTCACTCGGACGAGCAAGTGAAGTGTGGTACCAGCAACTACGCCGCCAACTACGGTACCAACGGCGACGGTTTCACCGATCGTTTCCGCACCGGACAACTCGTCGACATGGCTTCGATCACCGACGGTACCTCCAACACGATCGCCCTTGGCGAGTGTGGCGGTAGCAAGGCCGGTGCTGCACCCAACGGCGACAACGAAGCCTATCCGATCTGGGCCGGTTACGCTCGACGCGGTGGTACCTCGTACTACACCCAGTGGTCGAACAAGCGTCAGGCCAATGCCAGTGCTCCGATCAATCTCAACAATGGTGGTGGTGTCGATGGCAGTGGAGCGACCTCGTGGAGCCTGAACTCCGGCTTCGGTAGCCTGCACCCAGGCGGATGTCAGTTCATCTTCGCGGATGCCTCGGTTCACTTCCTGGCAGAAACGATCGACCTGACTGCCTACGACGACCTGGGCACGCGTAACGATGGCAACGTCGTTCCTGGATTCTAA
- a CDS encoding SDR family NAD(P)-dependent oxidoreductase, giving the protein MNISFENQVALVTGAASGMGLATARAFAEAGAKVVLADYREDVVQAEAEKLLREGRQAMAVGCDVSDESQIEAMVDRVVAQFGRLDVAFNNAGVMAKIAPIAESQTDEWERVIGINLRGVWSGMKYELRQMEKQGSGAIVNNASVGAITGNPGIASYIASKHGVVGLTRTAALEYISKGIRVNAVNPGLIDTQIARDVVSGDEKAYDDFAKRVPIGRAGTPEEIASAVLWLSSSAASYVVGQAITVDGGMTVG; this is encoded by the coding sequence ATGAACATATCTTTCGAGAACCAAGTCGCCCTGGTAACCGGTGCCGCATCGGGTATGGGACTGGCAACCGCTCGAGCCTTTGCCGAAGCGGGAGCAAAAGTTGTCTTAGCCGACTACCGCGAGGATGTCGTCCAGGCGGAAGCAGAGAAACTGCTCCGCGAAGGCAGACAAGCCATGGCCGTTGGCTGTGACGTGAGCGACGAAAGCCAGATCGAAGCGATGGTCGATCGCGTCGTCGCCCAGTTTGGCCGATTAGACGTTGCGTTCAACAACGCAGGTGTCATGGCAAAGATTGCTCCTATTGCAGAAAGCCAAACCGACGAATGGGAACGCGTCATCGGGATCAACCTGCGAGGCGTCTGGAGCGGCATGAAGTACGAGCTGCGACAGATGGAGAAGCAAGGCAGCGGGGCCATCGTCAACAATGCTTCGGTCGGGGCCATCACCGGCAACCCGGGCATCGCTTCCTACATTGCATCCAAGCATGGCGTTGTCGGACTGACGAGAACAGCCGCTCTGGAATACATCAGCAAGGGGATTCGCGTGAATGCGGTCAATCCAGGTTTGATCGATACACAAATCGCTCGAGACGTGGTGAGCGGAGACGAGAAAGCTTACGACGACTTTGCCAAGCGTGTTCCGATCGGTCGGGCAGGAACTCCAGAAGAAATTGCTTCGGCCGTGTTATGGCTCAGCAGTTCGGCAGCCAGCTATGTTGTCGGCCAGGCAATCACCGTCGATGGCGGAATGACCGTAGGGTAG
- a CDS encoding tautomerase family protein: protein MPHIIVKLWPGKSDEQKQQLAERITKDVIDVLHNSEASISVAFEEVEASQWGDKVYKPDILAKPEQLYKKPGYDMGDL from the coding sequence ATGCCCCATATCATCGTCAAACTCTGGCCAGGCAAAAGCGACGAGCAGAAGCAGCAACTCGCCGAGCGTATTACGAAAGATGTGATCGACGTGCTACACAACAGCGAAGCGTCGATCTCCGTCGCGTTTGAAGAAGTAGAAGCCAGCCAGTGGGGCGACAAGGTCTATAAGCCAGACATTCTCGCCAAGCCAGAGCAGCTCTACAAAAAGCCCGGCTACGACATGGGTGATCTGTAA
- a CDS encoding (R)-mandelonitrile lyase, translating into MVTHHESNTETPLPFSQAYLGRRKFVLVAGATALAFSTIGRTWAEDQPKTMKEQAVEIKRNGSQPSQPGPSDWFTGQTRIDPLFGSPEPARAGGANVTFEPGARTAWHTHPLGQTLIVTSGVGRVQVWGEPMQEIRPGDVVWFPPGEKHWHGAAPNKAMTHIAIQEGLDGKFVEWMEHVTDEQYGK; encoded by the coding sequence AAACGCCCTTGCCGTTCTCCCAGGCGTATCTCGGTCGCCGAAAGTTTGTCCTCGTGGCCGGGGCGACCGCGCTCGCATTCTCGACGATCGGTCGAACCTGGGCAGAAGATCAACCTAAAACGATGAAGGAGCAAGCCGTGGAAATCAAACGAAACGGATCGCAACCATCCCAACCAGGCCCTTCGGATTGGTTCACCGGTCAGACCCGCATCGATCCCTTGTTCGGATCGCCTGAGCCTGCACGTGCCGGTGGCGCCAACGTGACCTTCGAGCCGGGTGCTCGGACGGCATGGCATACCCACCCACTCGGCCAGACACTGATCGTGACTTCGGGAGTCGGCCGCGTCCAAGTCTGGGGCGAGCCAATGCAAGAGATCCGCCCAGGCGACGTCGTCTGGTTCCCACCAGGCGAGAAGCACTGGCACGGGGCTGCACCGAATAAGGCCATGACGCACATCGCGATCCAAGAAGGTCTCGACGGCAAGTTCGTCGAATGGATGGAACACGTCACCGACGAGCAATACGGCAAGTAG